AGTCATAATCTATAATACATACGGCCAACGGTGACGTTATGAATAAAATAAACGACATAGTAGATTCTAAAACCCGTTTCATAAGGGTATTATGGTGTGATAATGCCAATATCATCCGAGCAAAAGCTGTTTACGTGGATTCAGTAAAGGATCAGGAAGTCTCAGTAGGTATTTCCCGTGGTCAACAGGGAGTTCCAGTGATGTACGATGGAGTGGTAGCAGGATGCGACCTGGATCCAGTGGGGGAAATAACATTAAAGGGAGATATGTCTACTTTAACACCCATACCCTATGCCCCCAGTCATGCTCGGGTTATGGGTGACATGTTCCATGAGGGGAAGGTATGGGGGAACTGCCCCCGCGGGTTTTTGAAAAAAATGATCAACTCTCTTCAAAAGGAAGGTTTAAAGGTTAAAGCATCCTTTGAAAATGAATTTTACCTTCTAAAACATGATAATGAGGAGAATAGAGATAATAAGAATGGTAAAGATAATAAAAACAACAGTAACAATGTATTAATTCAAACCTCCGATATTACCCCCTTTGCATCTACTTACTCCATGGATTTAAACCATGAAGTCATCAGTGATATAGTTGAAGCCTTAATTGCCCAGAACATCACTGTTGAACAGTACTATCCTGAGTCCGGTCCGGGTCAGCATGAAATTACCGTTGGATACTCAGATGCACTGCAGGCGGCCAGTAATCAGATTATCTTCAGGGAGACTGTGAAGGCCATTGCATCCCAGTATGGTTTTTGCGCATCATTCCTTCCTAAGGTCTTCCCGGATAAGGCAGGTAGTGGCTGCCATCTCCATCTTAGCCTGTGGCAGGATGACGAGAACATTTTACATGACCCTGAAGCTAAGTATGGTCTTAGTGAAATTGGAAAACAATTTATAG
The Methanobacterium sp. Maddingley MBC34 genome window above contains:
- a CDS encoding glutamine synthetase (PFAM: Glutamine synthetase, catalytic domain); translation: MNKINDIVDSKTRFIRVLWCDNANIIRAKAVYVDSVKDQEVSVGISRGQQGVPVMYDGVVAGCDLDPVGEITLKGDMSTLTPIPYAPSHARVMGDMFHEGKVWGNCPRGFLKKMINSLQKEGLKVKASFENEFYLLKHDNEENRDNKNGKDNKNNSNNVLIQTSDITPFASTYSMDLNHEVISDIVEALIAQNITVEQYYPESGPGQHEITVGYSDALQAASNQIIFRETVKAIASQYGFCASFLPKVFPDKAGSGCHLHLSLWQDDENILHDPEAKYGLSEIGKQFIAGILHHLPSLMAITTPIPRSYRRIRPQMWSGAFQVWGFNNREAAIRVIKEDDSKIKHFELKTVDASSNPYLALGVVLAAGLDGIREKMTLKKPVQQDPATFSMVEMDNLGVKPLPSNMEEALEKLEKNGVILNAMGMDLSKSYLAVKKAEYEALKKLPSGKEVSLLLEKY